In the Scyliorhinus canicula chromosome 23, sScyCan1.1, whole genome shotgun sequence genome, one interval contains:
- the josd1 gene encoding josephin-1, producing MNCVPWKGDKLKVDSDAQAPALIYHEKQRRELCALHALNNVFQDGRAFTRDSLQEIFQRLSPNTMVTPHKKSMLGTGNYDVNVIMAALQTKGYEAVWWDKRRDVNTIALSNVMGFIMNIPCSLCWGPVKLPLKRQHWIGVRDVAGIYYNLDSKLKLPDQIGNEDELRKFLKHQLRGKNCELLLVVSEEVEVHQSWRTDG from the exons ATGAACTGTGTCCCCTGGAAAGGCGATAAGTTAAAAGTGGACTCTGATGCTCAGGCACCTGCTCTGATTTACCATGAGAAACAGAGGCGAGAGCTGTGTGCACTTCATGCCCTCAACAATGTCTTCCAGGATGGGAGAGCATTCACAAGAGACAGCCTACAGGAGATTTTTCAGAG GTTGTCCCCGAATACCATGGTAACACCGCACAAGAAGAGCATGCTGGGAACAGGAAACTACGACGTTAATGTCATCATGGCTGCTCTTCAAACTAAAGGTTACGAAGCTGTTTGGTGGGACAAGCGAAG AGATGTTAATACGATTGCTCTTTcgaatgtgatgggttttataaTGAACATCCCCTGCAGCTTGTGCTGGGGGCCGGTGAAGCTTCCCCTTAAACGGCAGCACTGGATCGGAGTTCGTGATGTCGCTGGAATATACTACAACCTCGACTCGAAGCTGAAACTGCCAGACCAGATCGGTAACGAGGATGAACTCAG AAAGTTTTTGAAACACCAGTTGAGGGGGAAGAACTGCGAACTTCTATTGGTTGTGAGCGAAGAAGTTGAAGTTCATCAAAGCTGGAGAACAGATGGCTGA